Proteins found in one Aspergillus puulaauensis MK2 DNA, chromosome 8, nearly complete sequence genomic segment:
- a CDS encoding CXXC motif containing zinc binding protein (BUSCO:EOG09264X31;~COG:A;~EggNog:ENOG410PP1C;~InterPro:IPR008584;~PFAM:PF05907) — MLCPLPTLLLRAQPHNTKKASHLPRSNFHHHIYQTPPTSTREANVANNAIEMLSLILSAELTGVTDLRPQDTEEDPYYYTFKVQCTSCRETHPNWVSFNRFEQIEIPGSRGEANFVWKCRLCQRTHSASILAAPTAYADDEKRKGKKVIDLDCRGLEFTEFKPDGEWEAKGVESSTAFTGIDLADGEWYDYDEKAGDEVAIKEIKWDIGRA, encoded by the exons ATGTTGTGCCCCCTGCCCACACTCCTGCTGCGGGCACAACCTCACAACACCAAAAAAGCTTCACATCTGCCCCGCTCgaacttccaccaccacattTAccaaacaccaccaacaagcacCAGAGAAGCCAACGTAGCCAACAACGCCATCGAAATGCTTTCTCTAATCCTCTCCGCAGAACTCACCGG AGTCACGGACCTCCGCCCGCAAGACACAGAGGAAGACCCGTACTACTATACCTTCAAGGTGCAATGTACCTCATGTCGCGAGACACACCCGAACTGGGTGAGCTTTAATCGCTTT GAACAGATTGAAATCCCGGGAAGTCGCGGCGAGGCGAACTTTGTGTGGAAGTGTAGGCTTTGTCAG AGAACGCACTCGGCTTCTATTCTTGCAGCCCCAACGGCTTATGCCGACGACGAGAAGCgcaaggggaagaaggtgatTGACCTTGATTGTCGCGGGTTGGAGTTTACGGAGTTTAAGCCTGAT GGAGAATGGGAGGCTAAGGGTGTGGAATCCTCTACGGCGTTTACGGGGATTGATCTTGCAGACGGCGAGTGGTATGATTATgatgagaaggctggggatgaggttgCGATTAAGGAGATCAAGTGGGATATTGGACGAGCATGA
- a CDS encoding small nuclear ribonucleoprotein F (COG:A;~EggNog:ENOG410PS3G;~InterPro:IPR016487,IPR010920,IPR034100,IPR001163;~PFAM:PF01423;~go_component: GO:0005681 - spliceosomal complex [Evidence IEA];~go_component: GO:0005732 - small nucleolar ribonucleoprotein complex [Evidence IEA];~go_process: GO:0000387 - spliceosomal snRNP assembly [Evidence IEA];~go_process: GO:0000398 - mRNA splicing, via spliceosome [Evidence IEA]) — protein MSLQPVNPRPFLQARVATQVIVRLKWGQTEYKGLLESIDSYMNVLLRDTEEFIDGKPTGTLGLVFIRCNNILWMGSAENVEMTDLGLR, from the exons ATGAGT CTTCAACCCGTCAACCCTCGACCCTTCCTCCAGGCTAG GGTCGCAACCCAAGTCATCGTCCGCCTGAAATGGGGCCAGACAGAATACAAGGGGCTTCTGGAGAGCATTGATTCATACATGAACGTGCTGCTGCGGGACACAGAGGAATTCATCGACGGGAAGCCCACGGGGACTCTGGGTCTTGTTTTCATACG GTGTAATAACATCCTCTGGATGGGATCGGCGGAGAACGTTGAGATGACGGATCTGGGATTACGATAG